Proteins from a genomic interval of Nitrospirota bacterium:
- a CDS encoding tetratricopeptide repeat protein — MTYRFTRTLAAISFVLVFTLAGISCFAAENSIDAGILQKKEGDSYAAKDDYRGAAGHYIQALSLARDQFTIEERIQICKYLSWGGELDAAQKELRLIIAKDRKNLPARLHLARVLSWSGQLKEATKISDSILNEFPDNRDARLIKANSLRWGGQNKEAIQIYNELLGGEEDFDARLGLTYSLLQSGDIKGAKENVELVKPQ; from the coding sequence ATGACTTATAGATTTACAAGGACGTTGGCCGCCATTTCTTTTGTTCTTGTCTTCACACTTGCAGGCATTAGTTGCTTTGCTGCTGAAAACAGTATTGATGCCGGGATCCTGCAAAAGAAGGAAGGTGATTCTTACGCTGCGAAGGATGATTACAGGGGTGCGGCCGGTCATTATATCCAGGCATTATCACTTGCAAGGGATCAATTCACGATTGAGGAAAGGATCCAAATCTGCAAATACCTGTCATGGGGCGGTGAATTGGATGCTGCTCAAAAGGAGTTGCGGCTGATTATTGCAAAAGACAGAAAGAATCTGCCTGCACGCCTGCATCTTGCACGGGTACTGTCATGGTCAGGGCAGTTAAAGGAGGCGACAAAGATATCTGACAGTATACTGAATGAGTTTCCCGACAATAGAGATGCCAGGCTCATAAAGGCAAATTCATTAAGATGGGGCGGGCAGAATAAGGAAGCCATACAAATCTACAACGAGCTTCTCGGCGGGGAAGAGGATTTTGATGCGCGCCTTGGATTGACATATTCGCTTCTTCAGAGCGGAGATATTAAAGGTGCTAAGGAGAATGTTGAGCTTGTAAAGCCTCAGTA